A single Cucumis melo cultivar AY chromosome 4, USDA_Cmelo_AY_1.0, whole genome shotgun sequence DNA region contains:
- the LOC103503801 gene encoding pentatricopeptide repeat-containing protein At5g11310, mitochondrial codes for MPIHKLSLLIYRILYAIQHNHPSSFRFSALQFSSLSAHSWLSMPGKPLIKWPSLPDQPANTLPSNSAVISNPNSAIDLKFEASYAPNDLSTISSILSDRTVRPGAALEDALDRTGIVPSSSLLEAVFDHFDSSPKFLHSLFLWAAKKSGFRPSAALFNRLINVLAKSREFDSAWSLITSRLLGGEESFLVSVEVFVILIRRYARAGMLQPAIRTYEFACNLETISGTGSEGLFEILLDSLCKEGHVRVASEYFNRKREMGSSFEPSIRAYNILLNGWFRSRKLKHAQRLWFEMKKNNISPTVVTYGTLIEGYCRMRSVEIAIELVDEMRREGIEPNAIIYNPIVDALGEAGRFKEALGMMERFMVLEQGPTISTYNSLIKGYCKAGDLSGASKILKMMIGRGFTPTPTTYNYFFRFFSKYGKIEESMNLYNKMIESGYAPDKLTYHLLLKMLCEEERLNLAVQVCNEMKARGFDMDLATSTMLMHLLCKMHKFEEAFAEFEHMIHRGIVPQYLTFCRLHDEFLKRGLTKMASKLQEMMSSVPHSEKLPDTYNQTPDSVRARRTSIMRKAEAMSEMLKVCNDPRELVKRRSPSENAVFSANKLIDDIKKKANPGTF; via the exons ATGCCCATTCACAAACTTAGCCTTTTGATATACAGAATCCTCTACGCCATCCAACACAATCATCCTTCTAGTTTTCGATTTTCAGCTCTGCAATTCTCCTCTTTGTCTGCTCATTCATGGCTGTCCATGCCAGGAAAGCCCCTCATAAAGTGGCCTTCATTGCCCGACCAGCCTGCCAATACGTTGCCATCAAATTCTGCCGTCATTTCAAACCCTAACTCTGCCATTGACTTGAAATTCGAAGCAAGTTATGCGCCGAATGACTTGTCTACCATTTCTAGCATCCTTTCCGATCGCACTGTTCGGCCCGGTGCCGCGCTCGAGGATGCTTTGGACCGGACTGGAATCGTGCCGAGTTCGAGTTTGTTGGAAGCTGTGTTCGATCATTTTGATTCGTCTCCTAAGTTCTTGCACTCGCTGTTTCTTTGGGCTGCGAAGAAATCTGGATTTCGCCCCTCTGCAGCATTGTTCAACCGTCTGATCAACGTGCTTGCGAAATCGAGGGAGTTTGATTCTGCTTGGTCTTTGATAACTTCTCGTCTACTTGGAGGTGAAGAGTCCTTTTTGGTTTCGGTGGAGGTTTTCGTGATATTGATCAGGCGGTATGCTCGTGCAG GCATGCTTCAACCTGCTATTCGAACGTATGAATTTGCTTGCAACCTAGAAACAATTTCAGGGACCGGCTCCGAGGGATTGTTTGAGATTTTACTGGATTCACTCTGCAAAGAAGGCCATGTCAGGGTAGCTTCCGAGTATTTCAATAGGAAAAGGGAAATGGGTTCAAGCTTTGAACCGTCAATTCGAGCATATAATATACTTCTAAATGGATGGTTTCGGTCAAGAAAGCTTAAACATGCTCAGAGGCTCTGGTTTGAGATGAAGAAGAACAATATATCTCCCACTGTTGTTACGTATGGCACTCTAATAGAAGGGTACTGTCGAATGCGTAGTGTCGAAATTGCCATTGAATTGGTGGATGAGATGAGGAGGGAAGGTATTGAGCCAAATGCAATCATATATAATCCAATAGTTGATGCACTTGGGGAAGCTGGGAGGTTTAAAGAGGCACTTGGAATGATGGAGCGGTTCATGGTTTTGGAGCAAGGTCCGACTATCTCAACGTACAATTCTCTCATCAAGGGATATTGCAAAGCAGGAGATCTTTCTGGGGCTAGCAAGATCCTTAAGATGATGATTGGTAGAGGATTCACTCCGACCCCGACCACTTATAACTATTTCTTCAGATTCTTCTCTAAATACGGTAAAATTGAGGAGAGTATGAACCTTTACAATAAAATGATTGAATCAGGATATGCGCCAGATAAACTTACATATCACTTGTTGCTGAAGATGTTATGTGAAGAGGAGAGGTTAAACCTTGCAGTTCAAGTTTGCAATGAAATGAAGGCTAGAGGGTTTGACATGGATTTAGCTACAAGCACCATGTTAATGCATTTGCTATGCAAGATGCATAAGTTTGAAGAAGCTTTTGCAGAATTTGAGCACATGATTCATCGAGGAATTGTTCCTCAATATCTTACTTTCTGCAGATTGCACGATGAATTCTTGAAACGTGGATTGACAAAAATGGCATCTAAGCTGCAAGAGATGATGTCTTCGGTTCCTCATTCAGAGAAGTTGCCCGATACCTATAATCAAACTCCTGATTCTGTTCGTGCTAGAAGAACATCTATTATGCGTAAAGCTGAGGCAATGTCTGAAATGTTGAAGGTCTGTAATGACCCTAGAGAGCTTGTCAAACGCAGAAGTCCATCTGAAAATGCTGTATTTAGTGCAAATAAGTTGATAGATGATATCAAGAAGAAGGCCAACCCTGGAACTTTTTAA